The Streptomyces sp. 11x1 genomic sequence GGTTCCGGACGGATCCGGTGGACGAGCGGTGGCTGATCCACAGCCGGTCCCAGGGCGGTAGCCGGTCCCAGGACGGTTCGGTCACCGCCCGGTTCGCCGAGCAGCCGCCGCCGGGCCGCCGTGCGGGCGCCCGTCAGCCGTAGAAGTACTGCCGGGCCTTCTGCTCGAAGAACGACGAGTAGGCGAGGCCGATGGCCGGGGTGCCGCGGTACGAGCCCACGTACTGCTGGGTGCTGTCGACAACCACGGGGCGGGCCATGCACGCCCACTTGTTGCGCTGCTGGGCCTCCGCCCAGCGGACGGCCGCCGGGTCCACCCGGTCGCTGACCAGCACCGGGAACGCGCCGATGCCGTTCTGGATCCCGGCCGGCAGACCGCCCTTGGTCTTCTTCGCGTACGTCAGC encodes the following:
- a CDS encoding levansucrase; protein product: MHPQQTPSQTYLASVAARLAADECRTWWEEWAGVPVLVGRRADFRWRWMGTKLHLFTVAAAVQEITIPTIETFTDQVLTYAKKTKGGLPAGIQNGIGAFPVLVSDRVDPAAVRWAEAQQRNKWACMARPVVVDSTQQYVGSYRGTPAIGLAYSSFFEQKARQYFYG